One window of Oreochromis niloticus isolate F11D_XX linkage group LG23, O_niloticus_UMD_NMBU, whole genome shotgun sequence genomic DNA carries:
- the LOC100701614 gene encoding granzyme B isoform X4: protein MHALQKCLLFTVVTCLIQNAPGSEIIKGQKAKEKFMQYMASVQNNTEHRCGGFLVSEDFVMTAAHCAVKKLKSLSVVLGTHDLKKAGKKMRYGVKMICKHPAFKNVEDGNDIMLLKLSKKVPLGDKKPVKLIQLPIQKLNLKENKICSVAGWGPTEPGKHRSVNELQVLNVPIINKDECQKLWGRTLKNVICAGGYKAKSGICQGDSGGPLVCNKLAVGIVSFNNNNGCKYPNVPNVYTDISQFLPWITDILKKKKCKG from the exons ATGCACGCTCTACAGAAGTGTCTTCTATTCACAGTTGTGACATGCCTCATACAAAATG cACCGGGAAGTGAAATCATAAAAGGCCAAAAGGCAAAGGAAAAGTTCATGCAGTATATGGCATCAGTACAAAACAACACTGAACACAGATGTGGAGGATTCCTTGTCAGTGAAGACTTTGTAATGACTGCTGCGCATTGTGCTGTTAA GAAGCTTAAATCCTTAAGTGTTGTTCTGGGCACCCATGATCTCAAGAAGGCAGGTAAGAAAATGAGATATGGAGTTAAAATGATCTGCAAACACCCTGCCTTCAAGAATGTTGAAGATGGGAATGACATCATGCTTCTCAAA CTGTCTAAGAAAGTTCCCCTGGGTGACAAAAAACCAGTTAAGCTAATTCAACTTCCAATTCAAAAACTAAACCTgaaggaaaacaagatctgCAGTGTAGCTGGATGGGGACCCACAGAACCTGGTAAACACCGATCTGTTAATGAGCTGCAAGTGTTAAATGTTCCCATCATTAACAAGGACGAGTGTCAGAAGCTGTGGGGaagaactttaaaaaatgttatttgcGCCGGTGGATACAAAGCAAAGAGTGGAATCTGTCAg GGTGATTCTGGTGGTCCTCTCGTATGTAACAAGTTGGCTGTTGGCATTGTTTCCTTTAACAACAACAATGGCTGTAAATATCCAAATGTCCCAAACGTCTATACAGATATATCACAATTTCTTCCTTGGATCACAGATattctcaagaaaaaaaaatgcaaaggttga
- the LOC100689822 gene encoding duodenase-1: protein MHTLQLFLLFLAMICLQQNVKGSEIIKGKKAKKNSMLYMASVQNRTAMGQLQHLCGGFLVSEDFVLTAAHCDRWNPINVVLGTHNLKKAEKTMIYQIKKKCKHPSYNNVTFGNDIMLLKLSEKVYLDKKRRIKPIKLPTQQINLKEKKTCTVAGWGATESGGETVDSLQVVDVPIVNLEMCKRIWQNKIPDNVICAGGYYKNKGICQGDSGGPLVCDKKMAVGIVSFNNNNKCDYPDVPNIYTDISKFLPWIKDILNKKTC from the exons ATGCACACCCTGCAACTGTTTCTGCTCTTCCTAGCAATGATTTGTCTCCAACAAAATG tgaAGGGGAGTGAAATCATAAAAGGTAAGAAAGCCAAGAAGAATTCAATGCTGTATATGGCATCAGTGCAAAACAGGACAGCTATGGGACAGCTACAACACCTATGTGGAGGATTCCTTGTCAGTGAAGACTTTGTATTGACTGCTGCACACTGTGATAGGTG GAATCCTATAAATGTTGTTCTGGGCACCCACAATCTCAAGAAAGCTGAGAAGACCAtgatatatcaaataaaaaagaagtgcAAGCATCCTTCTTACAACAATGTTACATTTGGAAATGATATCATGCTTCTCAAA CTGTCTGAGAAAGTTTACCTGGACAAAAAAAGACGAATTAAACCAATTAAACTTCCAACTCAACAAATaaacctaaaagaaaaaaaaacctgcacaGTCGCTGGATGGGGAGCCACAGAAAGTGGTGGTGAAACTGTTGATAGCTTGCAAGTGGTGGATGTTCCCATCGTTAACCTGGAGATGTGTAAGaggatttggcaaaataaaattCCCGATAATGTTATCTGCGCAGGAGGATACTACAAAAATAAAGGAATCTGTCAG GGTGATTCTGGGGGTCCTCTGGTATGTGACAAGAAGATGGCAGTTGGTATTGTTTcctttaacaacaacaataaatgtGACTATCCTGATGTCCCCAACATCTACACAGACATTTCAAAATTCCTGCCCTGGATTAAAGACATTCTCAACAAAAAGACTTGCTAA